In a single window of the Rhodamnia argentea isolate NSW1041297 chromosome 2, ASM2092103v1, whole genome shotgun sequence genome:
- the LOC115735255 gene encoding methionine aminopeptidase 2B-like isoform X1, with product MEEANVPVEAVPAEENGVEEATDRLAALQTDANDGKDNGEVAKKKKRKNKSKKKKELPEQTNPPSIPVAELFPSGEFPEGEIQQYKDDNLWRVTSEEKRELERLQKPMYNSVRRAAEVHRQVRKYIREILKPGMLMTDLCETLENTVRKLISANGLQAGIAFPTGCSLNWVAAHWTPNTGDKTVLQYDDVMKLDFGTHIDGLIVDCAFTVAFNPMFDPLLEASREATNAGIKESGIDVRLCDVGAAIQEVMESYEVEINGKTFQVKSIRNLNGHSIRPYQIHAGKSVPIVKGGEQTKMEEGEFFAIETFGSTGKGYVREDLECSHYMKNFDVGHIPLRLPRAKQLLATINKNFSTLAFCRRYLERLGETKYLMALKNLCDAGIVQVKLIYFLFFYQVLHDMPLGQRLTCALAIQGDALVYEFGILFTCSLFHLFVTRGEAIFLSLSIPFSSGQLARRSYPEAMTIDFLYVTCQ from the exons ATGGAGGAAGCGAACGTGCCCGTGGAAGCGGTTCCTGCCGAAGAAAATGGCGTAGAGGAGGCTACTGACCGCCTTGCCGCGCTGCAAACTGATGCCAACGACGGAAAGGATAATG GAGAGGTcgccaagaagaaaaagagaaagaacaaaagcaa gaaaaagaaagaattgccAGAGCAGACTAATCCACCGTCAATTCCTGTTGCTGAACTTTTTCCATCTGGGGAGTTTCCAGAGGGTGAAATTCAGCAGTACAAGGATGA TAATTTATGGAGGGTGACATCTGAAGAGAAGAGGGAATTGGAGCGCCTTCAGAAACCAATGTATAATTCAGTTCGACGAGCAGCAGAGGTTCATCGACAG GTTAGGAAGTACATCAGGGAAATTTTGAAACCCGGAATGCTGATGACTGACTTATGTGAGACCTTAGAGAACACGGTTCGTAAGCTAATATCCGCAAATGGCTTGCAAGCAGGGATCGCTTTCCCTACAGGATGCTCTTTGAATTG GGTGGCTGCCCACTGGACTCCAAATACAGGAGATAAGACTGTGCTTCAGTATGATGATGTGATGAAGTTAGACTTTGGGACTCATATAGATG GGCTTATAGTTGACTGTGCATTTACGGTGGCCTTTAATCCCATGTTTGATCCTCTGCTTGAAGCCTCACGGGAAGCAACGAATGCTGGTATTAAG GAATCTGGAATAGACGTTCGTCTGTGTGACGTCGGTGCTGCAATCCAAGAGGTCATGGAGTCATACGAAGTTGAAATAAATGGAAAGACTTTCCAAG TTAAGAGCATCCGAAACTTAAACGGACATAGCATCAGGCCCTATCAAATCCATGCTGGAAAATCTGTACCCATTGTGAAGGGAGGTGAGCAGACAAAGATGGAAGAGGGcgaattttttgcaattgagaCTTTTGGTTCCACAG GAAAGGGATATGTAAGAGAAGACTTAGAGTGCAGCCACTacatgaaaaattttgatgttgGCCACATACCGTTGAGGTTGCCCAGAGCAAAGCAACTGTTAGCAACAATTAATAAGAACTTCTCCACCTTAGCATTTTGTAGACGTTATTTAGAGCGGTTGGGTGAGACCAAATATCTCATGGCATTGAAGAACTTATGTGATGCTGGAATTGTGCAGGTGAAattgatttatttcctttttttttatcaagttttaCATGACATGCCATTGGGCCAACGTCTTACATGCGCTTTGGCTATACAAGGTGATGCTCTGGTGTATGAATTTGGTATTTTGTTCACATGCAGCCTCTTCCACCTCTTTGTGACGCGAGGGGAAGCTATATTTCTCAGTTTGAGCATACCATTCTCCTCCGGCCAACTTGCAAGGAGGTCATATCCAGAGGCGATGACTATTGATTTTCTGTATGTAACATGTCAGTGA
- the LOC115735255 gene encoding methionine aminopeptidase 2B-like isoform X2, which translates to MEEANVPVEAVPAEENGVEEATDRLAALQTDANDGKDNGEVAKKKKRKNKSKKKKELPEQTNPPSIPVAELFPSGEFPEGEIQQYKDDNLWRVTSEEKRELERLQKPMYNSVRRAAEVHRQVRKYIREILKPGMLMTDLCETLENTVRKLISANGLQAGIAFPTGCSLNWVAAHWTPNTGDKTVLQYDDVMKLDFGTHIDGLIVDCAFTVAFNPMFDPLLEASREATNAGIKESGIDVRLCDVGAAIQEVMESYEVEINGKTFQVKSIRNLNGHSIRPYQIHAGKSVPIVKGGEQTKMEEGEFFAIETFGSTGKGYVREDLECSHYMKNFDVGHIPLRLPRAKQLLATINKNFSTLAFCRRYLERLGETKYLMALKNLCDAGIVQPLPPLCDARGSYISQFEHTILLRPTCKEVISRGDDY; encoded by the exons ATGGAGGAAGCGAACGTGCCCGTGGAAGCGGTTCCTGCCGAAGAAAATGGCGTAGAGGAGGCTACTGACCGCCTTGCCGCGCTGCAAACTGATGCCAACGACGGAAAGGATAATG GAGAGGTcgccaagaagaaaaagagaaagaacaaaagcaa gaaaaagaaagaattgccAGAGCAGACTAATCCACCGTCAATTCCTGTTGCTGAACTTTTTCCATCTGGGGAGTTTCCAGAGGGTGAAATTCAGCAGTACAAGGATGA TAATTTATGGAGGGTGACATCTGAAGAGAAGAGGGAATTGGAGCGCCTTCAGAAACCAATGTATAATTCAGTTCGACGAGCAGCAGAGGTTCATCGACAG GTTAGGAAGTACATCAGGGAAATTTTGAAACCCGGAATGCTGATGACTGACTTATGTGAGACCTTAGAGAACACGGTTCGTAAGCTAATATCCGCAAATGGCTTGCAAGCAGGGATCGCTTTCCCTACAGGATGCTCTTTGAATTG GGTGGCTGCCCACTGGACTCCAAATACAGGAGATAAGACTGTGCTTCAGTATGATGATGTGATGAAGTTAGACTTTGGGACTCATATAGATG GGCTTATAGTTGACTGTGCATTTACGGTGGCCTTTAATCCCATGTTTGATCCTCTGCTTGAAGCCTCACGGGAAGCAACGAATGCTGGTATTAAG GAATCTGGAATAGACGTTCGTCTGTGTGACGTCGGTGCTGCAATCCAAGAGGTCATGGAGTCATACGAAGTTGAAATAAATGGAAAGACTTTCCAAG TTAAGAGCATCCGAAACTTAAACGGACATAGCATCAGGCCCTATCAAATCCATGCTGGAAAATCTGTACCCATTGTGAAGGGAGGTGAGCAGACAAAGATGGAAGAGGGcgaattttttgcaattgagaCTTTTGGTTCCACAG GAAAGGGATATGTAAGAGAAGACTTAGAGTGCAGCCACTacatgaaaaattttgatgttgGCCACATACCGTTGAGGTTGCCCAGAGCAAAGCAACTGTTAGCAACAATTAATAAGAACTTCTCCACCTTAGCATTTTGTAGACGTTATTTAGAGCGGTTGGGTGAGACCAAATATCTCATGGCATTGAAGAACTTATGTGATGCTGGAATTGTGCAG CCTCTTCCACCTCTTTGTGACGCGAGGGGAAGCTATATTTCTCAGTTTGAGCATACCATTCTCCTCCGGCCAACTTGCAAGGAGGTCATATCCAGAGGCGATGACTATTGA